The proteins below come from a single Aquarana catesbeiana isolate 2022-GZ linkage group LG12, ASM4218655v1, whole genome shotgun sequence genomic window:
- the LOC141113449 gene encoding chemerin-like receptor 1, giving the protein METTIYEQVSRKEKEILSENLCYYFWDSRNQTATSKFKYLSTEISHVVMVLAGITCVIGLFTNSIVIYITGFKMKKQKSRLWFLNLAVVDILFLMTTPMRLMILLSKNWTFGSYICKLSHFAYVCNIYCSAFLITALSIDRVLSVAKTLWHHKIFSQRICFCICTAIWVVVLPLGTPAIYYNDVDIVENTTKCAFTPFLYDTSKNDSTPEKILYISFALEAIKITSQINDTREPADFVRFPQHRNECKGSMCCADDVSVALYKTGQDFSNVSFIPIIVIGYIIPLFVMIFSNFIIVLQVRQSHCINARKLYKCIAILIGAFVLTKTPFAVAKMIYLKAIFDMDISFMKYMRGIRIILFVIANLNSCLNPVLFVLVGSKARGLIMKSVFKWTPSTSLKRSTKSVGK; this is encoded by the coding sequence GTCTCAAGGAAGGAGAAGGAGATTCTTTCTGAAAATTTATGTTACTACTTTTGGGATTCAAGAAATCAAACTGCCACAAGCAAGTTCAAGTACTTATCAACAGAAATCAGCCATGTGGTCATGGTGCTCGCGGGTATTACCTGCGTGATTGGATTATTCACCAACTCCATTGTCATCTACATCACCGGCTTTAAGATGAAGAAGCAAAAGTCAAGACTCTGGTTCCTGAACTTGGCAGTGGTAGACATCTTATTTCTGATGACCACTCCTATGAGACTGATGATTTTACTGTCAAAGAACTGGACCTTTGGATCATATATTTGTAAGCTGAGCCATTTCGCCtatgtgtgtaatatatactgCAGCGCTTTCCTTATAACAGCTTTATCTATTGATCGTGTCTTGTCAGTGGCCAAAACCTTGTGGCACCATAAGATCTTTTCCCAGCGCATTTGTTTCTGTATCTGCACGGCGATCTGGGTGGTGGTATTGCCTCTGGGAACACCAGCCATATACTATAATGACGTGGACATAGTTGAAAACACGACAAAATGTGCGTTCACCCCTTTTCTCTATGATACTTCTAAGAATGATAGCACTCCcgaaaaaatactgtatataagttTTGCTTTAGAGGCCATAAAAATAACAAGCCAGATTAATGACACTCGGGAGCCGGCTGACTTTGTGAGATTTCCGCAACACCGGAACGAATGTAAAGGCAGCATGTGCTGTGCTGATGACGTTTCAGTAGCATTGTATAAAACAGGACAGGATTTTAGTAATGTGTCTTTTATTCCAATTATAGTCATTGGATATATCATACCCCTTTTTGTCATGATCTTCTCCAACTTCATTATTGTCCTACAAGTAAGACAATCCCATTGTATAAATGCCAGAAAACTATATAAATGTATTGCTATACTCATCGGGGCTTTTGTGCTAACTAAAACACCATTTGCTGTAGCTAAAATGATTTACTTGAAAGCCATTTTCGATATGGATATATCATTTATGAAATACATGCGTGGTATACGGATTATTCTGTTTGTGATAGCGAATTTAAACAGCTGTTTGAATCCAGTATTGTTTGTGCTAGTGGGTAGTAAAGCCAGAGGTCTAATAATGAAATCTGTATTCAAGTGGACACCTTCAACAAGTCTCAAAAGATCAACGAAATCTGTAGGCAAATAA